From the Theobroma cacao cultivar B97-61/B2 chromosome 2, Criollo_cocoa_genome_V2, whole genome shotgun sequence genome, one window contains:
- the LOC18608534 gene encoding uclacyanin-2 translates to MFIKPTPTARKMAVLRTLVGLAATAMLIQLAMAANYTVGGPTGSWDSSTDLQTWVASQKFVVGDNLIFQYTPNHDVLEVRKADYDSCQTSSPIQTYNNGNTVISLSSPGKRYFICGTPGHCSQGMQIEIDTLATSTPPATTPSTPPSASPAPETSPSPAKSPKSAPGSPSSPDVPSTESPGTSPSPSGLSPPPSPSSANRSSFQTSLTLGFGLVLMMLLAL, encoded by the exons ATGTTCATTAAACCAACTCCAACAG CCAGGAAAATGGCAGTGCTGAGGACATTGGTAGGTTTGGCTGCCACAGCCATGCTCATCCAGTTAGCCATGGCGGCAAATTACACAGTTGGAGGTCCAACTGGAAGCTGGGATTCGAGCACTGACCTGCAAACTTGGGTTGCATCGCAAAAATTTGTAGTAGGCGATAATCTCA TTTTCCAGTACACTCCAAACCATGATGTGCTTGAAGTTAGAAAGGCAGACTATGACTCCTGCCAGACAAGTAGCCCAATTCAGACGTATAACAATGGCAACACAGTCATATCTCTCTCTTCTCCAGGAAAGCGATACTTCATCTGTGGAACCCCCGGACACTGTAGCCAAGGAATGCAGATTGAAATAGACACCCTAGCAACATCTACACCACCAGCAAcaactccttcaactccaCCATCTGCTTCTCCAGCTCCAGAAACTTCTCCCTCGCCAGCAAAATCCCCAAAGTCAGCTCCTGGCAGTCCATCATCCCCTGATGTTCCTTCAACTGAATCTCCTGGAACCTCTCCTTCTCCCAGTGGCCTTTCACCACCACCATCTCCCTCATCAGCTAACAGAAGCAGTTTCCAGACAAGCCTCACATTGGGATTTGGCCTTGTGCTGATGATGCTTTTGGCCCTCTAA
- the LOC18608535 gene encoding transcription factor ILR3, whose product MELDSSENTNWLLDYGIPDFPRPAAGYGWPPQTTLDARSNLSAAVDCSFPDSDSLKEVASRKRLKSESCYASGSKACREKLRRNKLNDRFLELGAILEPGRPPKADKVAILIVAVKMVHQLRSKAQKLKELNEELQAKIKELKAEKNELRDEKQRLKADKEKLEQQVNAMSTRPGFLPHPTPMAAAFASQGQAAGNKLMPYIGFPGVAMWQFMPPAAVDTSQDHVLRPPVA is encoded by the exons aTGGAACTGGATTCCTCTGAGAACACCAATTGGCTTCTTGACTACGGCATACCTGACTTCCCGCGTCCAGCTGCCGGCTATGGGTGGCCCCCGCAAACTACTCTCGATGCTCGCTCTAATCTAAG TGCTGCAGTTGATTGCTCATTTCCTGACTCAGATAGCTTGAAGGAAGTTGCCTCTAGGAAAAG GTTGAAGTCTGAATCATGTTATGCATCTGGATCAAAAGCATGCCGGGAGAAATTGCGCAGGAATAAGCTGAATGATAG GTTCCTGGAACTGGGTGCCATCTTGGAGCCTGGAAGGCCACCCAAAGCAGACAAGGTTGctattttaattgttgctgTAAAAATGGTGCATCAGTTACGCAGTAAAGCCCAGAAGTTGAAAGAATTGAATGAGGAGTTGCAagcaaaaattaaagaattgaAG GCTGAGAAGAATGAGCTTCGTGATGAGAAGCAGAGGCTGAAAGCAGACAAGGAGAAGTTGGAGCAGCAAGTTAATGCCATGAGCACACGACCAGGCTTCCTGCCGCACCCCACTCCAATGGCAGCTGCATTTGCTTCTCAAGGGCAAGCTGCTGGCAACAAGTTGATGCCTTACATTGGGTTTCCTGGTGTTGCCATGTGGCAATTCATGCCGCCTGCTGCAGTAGACACATCACAGGATCATGTACTTCGTCCTCCAGTTGCTTAA